A stretch of Lathyrus oleraceus cultivar Zhongwan6 chromosome 6, CAAS_Psat_ZW6_1.0, whole genome shotgun sequence DNA encodes these proteins:
- the LOC127094247 gene encoding uncharacterized protein LOC127094247, translating to MDVVREEQAAFREEMDSVKSKIEQIFEAIQALARREEEARVAAAARNDALVQGVALQSGSSVPIPNPVIYGLPSGFVPPPERTHVPPPAHTSGVADGVAAQGPPIVNQVVIPRTNEELQDEFEMQNYNGATPVVIPTAAQDSEAILMCRALAKKLRILEGHNSTRLSALEMCLVPNVVIPPKFKAPEFEKYKGLTCPNIHLKMYCRKMAAYARDDKLVIHCFKDSLTGASLDWYMQLECSNIHTWDELVEAFANQYKYNTDMAQNRTQLQSMAQKDNESFKEYAQRWRELAARVHPPLVDRELIDIFMGTLQGQYYERLISSVSTGFSDMVIVGERVEEGLKSGKI from the coding sequence ATGGATGTAGTTAGAGAAGAACAAGCTGCCTTCAGAGAGGAGATGGACTCTGTCAAAAGCAAGATTGAGCAGATCTTTGAGGCTATACAAGCTCTGGCTAGAAGGGAAGAAGAGGCTCGTGTTGCCGCTGCTGCAAGGAACGATGCTCTAGTTCAAGGGGTTGCTCTTCAGTCAGGATCTTCAGTTCCTATTCCAAATCCCGTTATCTACGGTCTTCCCTCAGGTTTTGTTCCACCGCCTGAAAGAACTCATGTGCCTCCACCTGCGCATACTTCTGGAGTAGCTGATGGAGTCGCTGCACAAGGACCTCCGATAGTCAATCAGGTGGTCATTCCCCGCACTAATGAGGAGCTCCAGGACGAGTTTGAAATGCAGAATTACAATGGAGCTACTCCAGTGGTCATCCCTACTGCTGCCCAAGATTCTGAGGCTATCTTGATGTGTCGTGCTCTGGCCAAAAAGCTAAGAATCTTGGAAGGACATAACTCAACCCGATTGAGTGCCTTGGAGATGTGTCTGGTCCCAAACGTGGTGATTCCTCCAAAATTCAAAGCGCcagaatttgaaaaatacaaaggcCTCACATGTCCTAACATACACTTGAAAATGTATTGCAGAAAAATGGCTGCCTATGCCAGAGATGATAAGCTCGTGATCCATTGCTTTAAGGACAGTCTaactggggcatctttggactggtacatgcaGTTGGAGTGTAGCAACATCCACACTTGGGATGAGTTGGTTGAAGCATTTGCAAATCAATATAAATATAATACTGACATGGCACAAAACCGTACTCAGCTTCAGAGTATGGCCCAGAAAGATAATGAATCttttaaagaatatgcacaacgctggagagaattggctgcaagGGTTCACCCACCATTGGTTGATCGTGAATTGATTGACATTTTCATGGGTACCTTACAGGGCCAATATTATGAAAGATTGATCAGTAGTGTGTCCACAGGATTTTCTGACATGGTGATCGTGGGAGAAAGAGTAGAAGAAGGACTGAAAAGTGGTAAAATCTAG